A section of the Oncorhynchus gorbuscha isolate QuinsamMale2020 ecotype Even-year linkage group LG06, OgorEven_v1.0, whole genome shotgun sequence genome encodes:
- the zranb2 gene encoding zinc finger Ran-binding domain-containing protein 2 isoform X2 — protein sequence MDTKISGKSFRVSDGDWICPDKKCGNVNFARRTSCNRCGSEKTTEAKMMKAGGTEIGKTLAEKSRGLFSANDWQCKTCGNVNWARRSECNMCNTPKYAKLEERTGYGGGFNERENVEYIDREESDGEYDEFGRKKKKYRGKPGSRSSSKESEKKTEPVKPEEEEEEDDDEEEGDLSKYKLDDEDDDDDDDADLSKYDLDASGDEGEKDKPVTIKDGTPGSSQSSSGSSSSRSRSRSQSRSSSSSRSRSSSQERGRSRRSNSSSRSGKASSPRKRTRSPSSSPEREKKRSRSKSSSGERKKRRSRSRSSERRRGQSSGSSHSGSSSKQK from the exons GTGTGGAAATGTGAACTTTGCAAGACGAACAAGCTGTAATAGATGTGGCAGTG aaaAGACAACGGAGGCAAAGATGATGAAAGCAGGGGGGACAGAGATTGGCAAGACCCTGGCTGAGAAGAGTCGGGGCCTCTTTAGTGCAAACGATTGGCAGTGTAAAAC TTGCGGCAATGTGAACTGGGCCAGGAGGTCTGAGTGCAACATGTGTAACACACCTAAATATGCCAAGCTCGAGGAGAGAACAG GATATGGTGGAGGATTCAATGAGAGGGAGAATGTGGAGTACATTGACCGAGAGGAATCTGATGGAGAATACGACGAG tttgggagaaaaaaaaaaaagtaccGTGGGAAACCTGGTAGCAGGTCTTCCTCGAAGGAGAGTGAAAAGAAGACAGAACCAGTGAaaccagaagaggaggaggaggaggatgacgaCGAAGAGGAAGGAGACCTTTCAAAATACAAACTAGAT GATGAGGAtgacgatgacgacgatgatgcGGACTTGTCAAAGTACGATCTGGATGCCAGTGGTGATGAGGGGGAGAAGGACAAGCCAGTCACAATAAAGGATGGCACCCCAGGGTCTTCCCAATCCTCCTCGGGCTCCTCCAGCTCTCGGTCCAGGTCCAG ATCCCAATCTAGGAGCTCATCAAGTTCCAGATCTCGCTCCAGTTCCCAAGAGCGAGGCCGGTCTCGCAGGTCCAACTCCAG CTCCAGGTCTGGAAAGGCCTCTTCTCCCAGGAAGAGGACTCGCTCGCCCTCCTCCTcaccagagagagaaaagaagcgTAGTCGCTCCAAGTCCTCATCTGGAGAGAGGAAAAAAAGGCGCTCTAGATCACGATCGTCCGAAAG GCGCCGTGGCCAGTCCTCTGGATCTTCCCATTCTGGCTCAAGTTCAAAACAGAAATAA
- the zranb2 gene encoding zinc finger Ran-binding domain-containing protein 2 isoform X1, with translation MDTKISGKSFRVSDGDWICPDKKCGNVNFARRTSCNRCGSEKTTEAKMMKAGGTEIGKTLAEKSRGLFSANDWQCKTCGNVNWARRSECNMCNTPKYAKLEERTGYGGGFNERENVEYIDREESDGEYDEFGRKKKKYRGKPGSRSSSKESEKKTEPVKPEEEEEEDDDEEEGDLSKYKLDDEDDDDDDDADLSKYDLDASGDEGEKDKPVTIKDGTPGSSQSSSGSSSSRSRSRSQSRSSSSSRSRSSSQERGRSRRSNSSSRSGKASSPRKRTRSPSSSPEREKKRSRSKSSSGERKKRRSRSRSSERFGFLWNTANGVLNISLAIYYPFHYESQDFDVAYYSTLS, from the exons GTGTGGAAATGTGAACTTTGCAAGACGAACAAGCTGTAATAGATGTGGCAGTG aaaAGACAACGGAGGCAAAGATGATGAAAGCAGGGGGGACAGAGATTGGCAAGACCCTGGCTGAGAAGAGTCGGGGCCTCTTTAGTGCAAACGATTGGCAGTGTAAAAC TTGCGGCAATGTGAACTGGGCCAGGAGGTCTGAGTGCAACATGTGTAACACACCTAAATATGCCAAGCTCGAGGAGAGAACAG GATATGGTGGAGGATTCAATGAGAGGGAGAATGTGGAGTACATTGACCGAGAGGAATCTGATGGAGAATACGACGAG tttgggagaaaaaaaaaaaagtaccGTGGGAAACCTGGTAGCAGGTCTTCCTCGAAGGAGAGTGAAAAGAAGACAGAACCAGTGAaaccagaagaggaggaggaggaggatgacgaCGAAGAGGAAGGAGACCTTTCAAAATACAAACTAGAT GATGAGGAtgacgatgacgacgatgatgcGGACTTGTCAAAGTACGATCTGGATGCCAGTGGTGATGAGGGGGAGAAGGACAAGCCAGTCACAATAAAGGATGGCACCCCAGGGTCTTCCCAATCCTCCTCGGGCTCCTCCAGCTCTCGGTCCAGGTCCAG ATCCCAATCTAGGAGCTCATCAAGTTCCAGATCTCGCTCCAGTTCCCAAGAGCGAGGCCGGTCTCGCAGGTCCAACTCCAG CTCCAGGTCTGGAAAGGCCTCTTCTCCCAGGAAGAGGACTCGCTCGCCCTCCTCCTcaccagagagagaaaagaagcgTAGTCGCTCCAAGTCCTCATCTGGAGAGAGGAAAAAAAGGCGCTCTAGATCACGATCGTCCGAAAGGTTTGGGTTTCTGTGGAATACCGCAAATGGTGTACTGAATATTAGCCTTGCCATCTACTACCCTTTTCACTACGAGAGTCAAGATTTTGATGTGGCTTACTACAGTACCTTATCTTAA